The Sulfurospirillum deleyianum DSM 6946 nucleotide sequence AAATGATTGGCGTAACCGCAATAAGATTAAAACCCAAAATGGTTTGCAGTGGCTCAGTATTGCTGTGCGGCAGGAGAGTTTGCATCAAAAAATCAATGAGACGATGATAACCGATGCTAAGTGGCATGTGAATCATTGGAAAAGCATTGCGCAAAGTTATGCTAAGGCGCCCTTTTTTAAAGCCTACAAAGAGCAGTTTGAAGCGCTGTACGCAGGAGCGACACAGACACATATTAGCGAGATTAATCGTTATTTTATTGATGCATTGTGCAAAATGCTTGAGATTAAAACAAAAATTCGAGACTCCAGAGAGTTTGTTTTAGCGGAGGGCAAAAGTGAAAGACTGTTGGCATTGTGTCAAGAATTAGGGGCAACGACCTATTTGAGTGGTCCAGCCGCACGTGATTATTTGGATGAGTCCATTTTTGAAAAAGCAGGGATTGGCGTGGAGTGGATGGATTATAGTGGGTATGCTGAGTATCACCAACTGTTTCCTCCCTTTGAGCATGGGGTGAGTGTGATAGATTTAATTTTAAATGAGGGCGAAAACGCCAAACATTTTCTTAAAAGTACAGGAAAATAAACAATGATACATTTCAATAAACCGCCTCGAACAGGCAACGAAGATAAGTACGTTTTAGAAGCGATGAATAGTGTAAAAATGTCAGGAGACGGCACTTTTGGTAAAGCGTGTCAAGCATGGTTTGAAAAGCGCTATGGTTGTGCGAAAACGCTTTTAACGCCTTCATGCACGCACGCACTTGAAATGGCGGCTTTGCTTTTGGACATTAAAGAGGGTGATGAGGTCATTATGCCAAGCTACACCTTTGTGAGCACTGCTGATGCATTTGCGCTCCGTGGGGCAAAAATTGTTTTTGTAGATATTCGACCTGAAACCATGAACATTGATGAGCGTTTAATTGAAGCGGCGATTACGCCTAAAACAAGAGCGATTGTGCCTGTGCATTATGCGGGTGTTGGGTGTGAGATGGATGTGATTATGGAGATTGCCTTACGTCACAACCTCTTTGTGGTTGAAGATGCGGCACAAGGTTTTGAAGCAACCTATAAGGGTAAGCCTTTAGGAACCATCGGGCATTTAGGTGCGTTTAGTTTTCACGAAACCAAAAATGTGACCAGCGGCGGTGAAGGTGGATTATTACTCATTAACGATGAACAGTTTGTCCATCGTGCGGAGATTATTCGTGAAAAAGGAACCAATCGCAGTCAGTTTTTTAGAGGTATGGTCGATAAATACGGTTGGATGGATATAGGTAGCAGTTATCTGCCCAGTGAGCTTCAAGCGGCTTATCTTTGGGGGCAACTTGAAAAAGCTGAGTTGATACAAGAACACCGTCTAAATGCATGGAAAGCGTACTATGACAGGCTTGAGCCTTTGGAGAAAAAAGGGTTCATTGAATTGGCACATATACCAGAGGGATGTGTGCATAATGCGCATATGTTCTATTTTAAAGTCAAAGATTTAGAAGAGCGAACCGCACTTTTAGAGAAATTCAAAGAAGCAAATATTGGCGCTGTTTTTCATTATCTTCCTTTGCACAGTGCTCCAGCAGGACTTAAATACGGTCGTATGGTTGGTGAAGATGTCTATACGACCAAAGAGAGTGAACGATTGGTTCGTTTGCCCCTTTATTATGGCATTAGCCTTGAAGAAATTGATGCGGTGTGCGAAATTTTAATCAAATGGAGCGAGTGCTAATGGCGCATTTATACATTTTTGGAACGATTTTTTTTACCGTGTATGGGCAGTTAGTGATTAAGTGGCGTATTCCAAACTATGGGCATTTGCCTGAGGAAACGCTTGAAAAAATAGTTTTTTTATTGAAACTGTTTTTAGACCCATTTATTTTAAGTGGCTTTGTCTCCGCTTTTGTAGCCTCATTGTGCTGGATGGCGGCGATGACAAAGTTTGAGCTGAGCTACGCCTATCCGTTTATGGGGTTGACGTTTGTGGTGGTTTTTATCTCTTCAGTCTTTTTGTTTTCAGAGAGTGTTACCCTCTACAAAGTGTTAGGACTTGCTCTTATTGTTTTAGGAATTTTTATCTCCAGTCGTGCGTAAAAAAAGGCGAAAATCAATTCGCCTTTTTTACATGTAAAGGCTATTGTCTACCTTTTCCACCTCTTTCTTGTCTACGTTCTAGTTGTCCTTTTTGATACTCATCTTTGGTAATTTTTCCATCTTTATTGGCATCAAAAACGCCAAATTCTGGAGAGTTGATGGCATTTCGCATCGGCATATTGGCTTCAGCCTTTGCACTCATCCGCTCATTTTTTACACTTTGAAACTCCTCTTGCGTGATGATGTTATCTTTGTTGGTATCATAAGCTTCAAAAGCCACAGGACCTCTTGAGGTATTGGCCGCATTTAAGAGACCTACGAATGCGAGTAACAGACAGATTTTTCTCATTTTAACTCCTTTTTTTGAGATGTTTTGAGTGTATTTAAAAGCTGAGAGGGTTTTACATGTAACGATTCTCCAAGTTCTTTAAGGGTAGAAGTTTCTGTGGCAGGAACCCCTTGTTCTTCAAAGAATATCAAAGCAGTTTGAAGTTCAAACGCATGTTGAATGCTTGCTTCTTTTAGGCTTAGTTTTCCAAAGCCACCGCCCTCAAAAGAGAGCTTTTTTTGAGGTTCTATACGGGTTTGAGGCTGCTCCCACGAGGCTTTAAGATTTTCTTGAAAGGTCAAAAAAGTGCTAAAAGGAATCCACTGATAGAGCGTTCCTATGAGAAAGAAGAGGGTGATTCCAAGAGCTAAGAGAAACTCTTTGGTTAAAAGTGAAAACTCTCTGATTTTGTTTCTAAAATAGCTGAATAACGCTTTGTAATTAAGGTAAATATGAA carries:
- a CDS encoding DUF4405 domain-containing protein, whose product is MNSLRRFISLSLLFSFFIMSYTGIVLFLAPKGRVANATHWELFGLEKTEFSALHVSFMLLFLVGMFLHIYLNYKALFSYFRNKIREFSLLTKEFLLALGITLFFLIGTLYQWIPFSTFLTFQENLKASWEQPQTRIEPQKKLSFEGGGFGKLSLKEASIQHAFELQTALIFFEEQGVPATETSTLKELGESLHVKPSQLLNTLKTSQKKELK
- a CDS encoding EF-hand domain-containing protein, with protein sequence MRKICLLLAFVGLLNAANTSRGPVAFEAYDTNKDNIITQEEFQSVKNERMSAKAEANMPMRNAINSPEFGVFDANKDGKITKDEYQKGQLERRQERGGKGRQ
- a CDS encoding WbqC family protein, encoding MKKVAILQSNYIPWKGYFDIIGSVDEFVLYDDMQYTKNDWRNRNKIKTQNGLQWLSIAVRQESLHQKINETMITDAKWHVNHWKSIAQSYAKAPFFKAYKEQFEALYAGATQTHISEINRYFIDALCKMLEIKTKIRDSREFVLAEGKSERLLALCQELGATTYLSGPAARDYLDESIFEKAGIGVEWMDYSGYAEYHQLFPPFEHGVSVIDLILNEGENAKHFLKSTGK
- the rffA gene encoding dTDP-4-amino-4,6-dideoxygalactose transaminase, producing MIHFNKPPRTGNEDKYVLEAMNSVKMSGDGTFGKACQAWFEKRYGCAKTLLTPSCTHALEMAALLLDIKEGDEVIMPSYTFVSTADAFALRGAKIVFVDIRPETMNIDERLIEAAITPKTRAIVPVHYAGVGCEMDVIMEIALRHNLFVVEDAAQGFEATYKGKPLGTIGHLGAFSFHETKNVTSGGEGGLLLINDEQFVHRAEIIREKGTNRSQFFRGMVDKYGWMDIGSSYLPSELQAAYLWGQLEKAELIQEHRLNAWKAYYDRLEPLEKKGFIELAHIPEGCVHNAHMFYFKVKDLEERTALLEKFKEANIGAVFHYLPLHSAPAGLKYGRMVGEDVYTTKESERLVRLPLYYGISLEEIDAVCEILIKWSEC
- a CDS encoding EamA family transporter; this translates as MAHLYIFGTIFFTVYGQLVIKWRIPNYGHLPEETLEKIVFLLKLFLDPFILSGFVSAFVASLCWMAAMTKFELSYAYPFMGLTFVVVFISSVFLFSESVTLYKVLGLALIVLGIFISSRA